The Leptospira brenneri genomic sequence TCATCCAGTTTTCCACGAGATCTTTGTACCACTTCTTTAATCTTTTGGATTTCTGGGACAAGGGTTTCTAGGTCACGTTCAAATTCACTGAGTTTGGAACTACCTTCTGTAAAGAGTCTATCATTTCGATAATGAAATCCAACTTCGACAATGGTGTCCATTTGTGCTGTTGAACCGAGAGATGATACGGTGATACCTTGGTAAGATACAATATCAGATCCGATGATGGAAGATGATTCACCAGTTAAGATGATATTTCCCAAACAAAGGATTTTACTTCCTAAAATAAAATTCTCAACAATACAATCACCATCGATTTCTAGGTTTGCGTTTTCGATAAACTTCGTACGAAGGTCACCTTTGATACGAATGACACCTTTTCCTTTGGCTTTCACTCCACCTTTGACTTCTAAGTCTTCACCAACAACTACGTCTGAAGATTCTACGTTTCCATCTAAATACAAAGAACCTTGGCAGTTGACAACGGCACCTTCTTCGATGGTACCTTTCACTCGGATGGTTCCTTCAAAATTGATGTTTCCTGTTCCTAGTCCAATATTACTTTCAATATTTAACTCTGGTGATACGGTAAGAGAGGTATCTGTGGAAAAAACAACTCCACTTAAAGATGCGAAATATTCTTTTAGTTGTCTTCCTGGTTTTTCGGGATCTTCGATGGTTTTAGGTAGGACGTTTTTACCTAAGGTAAGTCTAGGTCTGTCGATTGGATTAGGATAAATAGGATTTCCTAATACGTCAATCCCTTGTTCGCCGGCAACTCCTTCAAACAAAGTCGCAAGTCTTTCCCCTTCTTTTACGTGTACATATTTATTGATATTTCTATAATCTGCAGATCCATCTTCTTTTAGGACAACTCGTTGGGCTCTTGGAAAATAAAATTTAATCCAGCCACTTTCTCCTTGTTTGGCGGGATTTCCCTGTCCGACTACGAAATTATAATCTTCTCTTACTTTTGTGGGATCTTTCAGAATTTTATCGATTTCGATGGCGGCTTTATCAACCTCTTTCATCAAAATCCGATCCCTATGAATTGATGCATTGTCTAGAGCTTCATAAATTAAAATATTGCTCATAGAACCACCTAACAACCAAATTGGTTTTGTTACCAAAGTTGCGGTCAGTCGGTCCTCGGAGATTTGGATTTTCAGTCCCCGTTCCGGATTGAAGTCCGGTGCATTTTTTACGTCCATTCTGTAACAATTATCGGCACGTTTCTTAGGAGAAACGACAAATTCTATCGGTCCAGCCAATATAGAAAACTTCCGAAGGTCTGGAGGAGGGCCGGAACCCCAAAAATTTGGGAGTGGAGGGGGAGGCTATCCCCATGGGTTAAGGCCGTGGAACTCCGGTAGACATAGGAAATCCCTTTTTTTTGAAAAAGCTGTGTTAGTTTTTCCGATTCTTCCGGAGAAATGACCGGGTCGGTTTTTCCATGCAGGAGGGATACTGGCCCACTCAGGGTTTCTAGTTGGTAAAAAGGAGAAAGATTTTCAGGAAGATTTTTCGGAACAGTGGTCAGAATTCGTTTGGCAAGTTCTCGCCGAAAGGTTTCGTCTGTTTCCACCTGCGAAAAGAATTCTTTGGCTTTTTTAGAAGTTTTTTCCAGAAGAACTTGGGCTTCGGCTGCATTTCCGGTTCTTTTGAATCCATTGTCCAAAGCTGCCGCGTAGTAGACTGGTTGTAATTCGGCGGAAAGTTCCGGTTCAAAACAATGGAGAAAGTTATAAAGAATTACGTACACAGCGTACGGATCAACTTTGTAATTCGAACAAACAAACGGTACCGTATCTAAAAAATCACAATAGGCTCCGATAGCCATAGAAGTTTTGATTTTATTTCTTGTGTTTGATTTGGATGCGGCAATGAGTCCCATCCCACCAGAAAAACTAGCGGATAAATATCCTAAGTCATCTCCATTAAATAGATGTTTTGTGGAATGAATTTCCATCATCAAGTCTTCGATGTTGGAGATGGTTTTTTCTTCGATTTTGAGTCCTTTGACTTCTGGAAGTTCGGGAAGGATTACACTATGATCAGAACTTGCTATGTTTTCCGCGAGTTCCAAAATTCTGGGATCATCAATTCCCATAACGCTCATTCCATGTTGG encodes the following:
- a CDS encoding alpha/beta hydrolase, encoding MKPYVLAIPLVLSYAGLKQKKSLERKELKLPGTGRRVFHFYPVGKNPESLPGVYIQHGMSVMGIDDPRILELAENIASSDHSVILPELPEVKGLKIEEKTISNIEDLMMEIHSTKHLFNGDDLGYLSASFSGGMGLIAASKSNTRNKIKTSMAIGAYCDFLDTVPFVCSNYKVDPYAVYVILYNFLHCFEPELSAELQPVYYAAALDNGFKRTGNAAEAQVLLEKTSKKAKEFFSQVETDETFRRELAKRILTTVPKNLPENLSPFYQLETLSGPVSLLHGKTDPVISPEESEKLTQLFQKKGISYVYRSSTALTHGDSLPLHSQIFGVPALLQTFGSFLYWLDR
- a CDS encoding DUF342 domain-containing protein; the encoded protein is MDVKNAPDFNPERGLKIQISEDRLTATLVTKPIWLLGGSMSNILIYEALDNASIHRDRILMKEVDKAAIEIDKILKDPTKVREDYNFVVGQGNPAKQGESGWIKFYFPRAQRVVLKEDGSADYRNINKYVHVKEGERLATLFEGVAGEQGIDVLGNPIYPNPIDRPRLTLGKNVLPKTIEDPEKPGRQLKEYFASLSGVVFSTDTSLTVSPELNIESNIGLGTGNINFEGTIRVKGTIEEGAVVNCQGSLYLDGNVESSDVVVGEDLEVKGGVKAKGKGVIRIKGDLRTKFIENANLEIDGDCIVENFILGSKILCLGNIILTGESSSIIGSDIVSYQGITVSSLGSTAQMDTIVEVGFHYRNDRLFTEGSSKLSEFERDLETLVPEIQKIKEVVQRSRGKLDDARKEKFKEIFDAYQKKSKTVELLRAKIEELKGARYNQDNVKVVVRNTAHPGAVIKYRRQVEKITKAQTAFVMNFFPNQEKAMLTAFKGK